AGGCAAAGGAAAATTATTTATTCAAGATTTCTTAAATGGGGTTGGTAAAACAGTCGCAGAATCAGATAAGGTGGGCTAAAAGAGATGGGGAAAAAAATACCAACAAGAGTAAAAAGTTCGGTTCGTTACGTAGCGTTAAGAACGATTGAGCGTGTAGATAATGGTGGAGCATACTCAAATTTACTATTGAACGAGATGATCAATAACTCCGCATTAGGAGAAAAAGATAGTCGTTTATTCACAGAACTTGTTTATGGAACCATTAGCCGTAAATTGTTACTAGAATACTATTTAACACCTTTTATTCAAAATCCTAAAAAAGTCGACAGTTGGGTGAAAAATCTACTAAGTCTGTCTGTCTATCAGCTAGTCTTTTTAGACAAAATTCCTGATCATGCCATCATCAATGAAGCAGTGGAAATTGGTAAGCACAGAGGAAATATTGGGGTTGCTCGATTTGTTAATGGTGTGCTTCGAGCTTTTCAACGTGAAGGAGCTCCTGGTTTAGAAAAAATCAAAGACCCTGTAGATCGTTTATCTGTGGAAATCAGTATGCCTAAATGGTTGACAGAAAAGCTGATCAAGCAAATGGGAGTAGAAGAAACGAGAAAATTAGGTCTGTCGCTTTTTGAAAAAAGTCATGTAAGCGGTCGTGTGGATACTCGTGAAATCAGTATCGCTGATGCGCTGGAAGAACTGCAAAAAGACCATATCGAAGCTTTTTCTAGCCAAGTGTCGCCTTATGGTGTGGTAGCAGACAAAGGATTTTTAGCTGGCAACTATCTATTTGAAGCTGGAAAATTAACGATTCAAGATGAAAGTTCAATGTTAGTTGCTCCAGCTATGCAAATCGAAAAAAATCATGTTGTTTTAGATGCATGCGCTGCACCAGGAGGAAAAACGACCCATATTGCGACTTTCCTTGATAGAAAACAAGGTGGACGTGTGAAGGCGTTGGATATCCATGATCATAAAATAAAATTGATTAAACAAAATGCTGAACGTCTTCATGTCAAAGAAGTTGTTGATACTGAGAAACTGGATGCGCGTAAAGTTGGAGAAGCGTTTCCGGCAGAGTATTTTGACCGAATTTTAGTGGATGCGCCCTGTTCGGGCTTAGGTCTGATGCGTCGAAAACCAGATATTAAGTACCATAAATCAGCGCAAGATTTTGAACAGTTACCGAAAATACAATTAGAAATTCTAGAAAGTGTTGCACATACATTGAAACAATGGGGTATAATGGTCTATAGCACATGCACAATTGCCGAAGAAGAAAATCAAGAAGTTGTTGCAGCATTTTTAGAAAAACATTCAGAATTTAAAAAAATTGATATCGAGGTAAACGAAGCTGTTCAATCCGCTATAAAGGATCAAATGCTGACATTGTACCCGCATCAATTAGGAACAGATGGCTTTTTTATTTGTTGTATGCAGAAAGTTTGTTAAACGAGGTGAAGCAAAGTGGAAATCAATTTTCAAACAGATGTCGGACGAAAACGAAATACCAATCAAGATTATGCAGGGCTATTTGAGAATCAAGTAGGCATTTCTTTAGCGATTTTAGCTGATGGGATGGGTGGTCATCAAGCAGGTGATGTTGCGAGTCAGATGGCAGTTAATCATTTAGGTGCCCGCTGGCAAGAAAATTCTCTTGATACATCGGAAAAAGCAGCACAATGGTTGATCAAA
The DNA window shown above is from Enterococcus sp. 4G2_DIV0659 and carries:
- the rsmB gene encoding 16S rRNA (cytosine(967)-C(5))-methyltransferase RsmB — its product is MGKKIPTRVKSSVRYVALRTIERVDNGGAYSNLLLNEMINNSALGEKDSRLFTELVYGTISRKLLLEYYLTPFIQNPKKVDSWVKNLLSLSVYQLVFLDKIPDHAIINEAVEIGKHRGNIGVARFVNGVLRAFQREGAPGLEKIKDPVDRLSVEISMPKWLTEKLIKQMGVEETRKLGLSLFEKSHVSGRVDTREISIADALEELQKDHIEAFSSQVSPYGVVADKGFLAGNYLFEAGKLTIQDESSMLVAPAMQIEKNHVVLDACAAPGGKTTHIATFLDRKQGGRVKALDIHDHKIKLIKQNAERLHVKEVVDTEKLDARKVGEAFPAEYFDRILVDAPCSGLGLMRRKPDIKYHKSAQDFEQLPKIQLEILESVAHTLKQWGIMVYSTCTIAEEENQEVVAAFLEKHSEFKKIDIEVNEAVQSAIKDQMLTLYPHQLGTDGFFICCMQKVC